The Brassica napus cultivar Da-Ae chromosome C7, Da-Ae, whole genome shotgun sequence genome has a segment encoding these proteins:
- the LOC111208027 gene encoding zinc finger BED domain-containing protein RICESLEEPER 2-like yields MSWITKVRPYATVLLDGLADWGIEKMFCITLDNATANTSAIRRFHSEFRSISPDALVLDGNLLHMRCSAHIINLIAKEGLNDLGESVLAIRNAVQYVRSSTSRLNAFDQRVLTGKMTRGSLPLDINTRWNSTFLILSRAMQFKIAFDRMEAEDRLYNDYFLEVENGSKRCGPPAASDWSAVEKLIRFLIIFYNSTLVVSASSKVNAFKCYGEIVTIERNLNLLASSLDSELKVKASEMLKKFLKYWDGIKGVNKMVILAKIFDPRNKMHFAKLCFEKLYGKDGFEAKEMLKLVTDLLTCMFNEYNMRFRGASGQASQSQVASNVPGSESQEQATDRMELVVDDFGYERMDVVYKDLVAAKGEDIRDELEVYLKKAVENPKILMGLDFDILSRWKVYKIKYPVLAEMARDLFAMQVSSVASESAFSTSGRILEPHRSCLTHFMIEVLVCTEQWMKADIKLNASITTNEQILADVEMLEKLEKEFEAQNIGD; encoded by the exons ATGTCATGGATCACAAAGGTCAGACCATATGCTACTGTTCTTTTAGACGGTTTAGCAGACTGGGGAATTGAGAAAATGTTCTGCATCACATTAGATAATGCAACTGCTAATACTTCTGCTATTAGGAGGTTCCATAGTGAGTTTAGGTCAATTTCTCCTGATGCTTTGGTCTTAGATGGGAACCTTTTGCACATGAGGTGTTCTGCTCATATTATCAACTTGATTGCTAAGGAGGGGTTGAATGATTTAGGCGAGAGTGTCTTGGCTATCCGTAATGCTGTTCAGTATGTTCGATCTTCTACCAGTCGGTTGAATGCATTTGATCAAAGAGTCCTGACTGGTAAGATGACTCGTGGTAGCTTGCCCCTAGACATAAATACTAGGTGGAATTCAACTTTTCTCATCTTATCTAGAGCAATGCAGTTTAAGATAGCATTTGATAGGATGGAAGCTGAAGATAGGTTGTATAATGACTACTTTTTAGAAGTAGAAAACGGGTCTAAGAGGTGTGGACCACCTGCTGCTAGCGATTGGAGTGCTGTTGAGAAGCTAATTCGATTTTTGATCATCTTTTACAACAGCACTCTGGTTGTTTCAGCCTCATCTAAGGTCAATGCATTCAAATGCTATGGTGAGATTGTGACAATCGAGAGAAATCTCAATCTTTTAGCTAGTAGCTTAGACTCTGAGTTGAAGGTGAAAGCATCTGAAATGTTGAAGAAGTTCTTGAAGTATTGGGATGGCATCAAGGGTGTCAACAAAATGGTGATCCTAGCGAAAATCTTTGATCCTAGGAATAAGATGCATTTTGCTAAGCTTTGTTTTGAGAAACTGTATGGGAAAGACGGCTTCGAGGCCAAGGAAATGCTAAAGTTAGTGACTGATCTTCTCACATGCATGTTCAATGAGTACAACATGCGTTTCAGAGGGGCTTCTGGACAAGCATCACAGTCGCAGGTGGCTTCTAATGTCCCTGGTTCAGAGTCTCAGGAACAAGCAACAGACAGAATGGAACTGGTAGTTGACGATTTTGGCTATGAAAGAATGGATGTTGTGTACAAGGATCTTGTTGCTGCAAAAGGTGAAGATATAAGGGATGAGCTGGAAGTTTACTTGAAGAAAGCTGTAGAGAATCCTAAGATCTTAATGGGACTCGATTTTGACATTCTGTCACGGTGGAAGGTGTACAAAATCAAGTACCCGGTTCTTGCAGAAATGGCTAGAGATCTCTTTGCTATGCAAGTATCATCAGTGGCATCGGAAAGTGCTTTTAGCACAAGTGGAAGGATATTGGAACCGCATAGAAGTTGTTTAACTCACTTCATGATTGAGGTtcttgtgtgtactgagcaATGGATGAAAGCTGACATCAAGCTTAATGCAAGCATCACTACAAATGAACAAATCCTAGCTGATGTTGagatgcttgagaagcttgagaaAG AGTTTGAAGCTCAAAACATTGGCGATTGA
- the LOC106381259 gene encoding glycine-rich protein A3, with amino-acid sequence MGGDKDRGFHGYPPAGYPPGPGAYPPAGYPPHQGYPPPPGAYPPAHGYGGYPPASGHAGYPPTGYPAHHSGHAGGIGGMIAGAAAAYGAHHVAHSSHSPYGHAAYGHGYGHGHGYGYGHGKFKHGKHGKFKHHGGKFKRGHGMFGGGKFKKWK; translated from the exons ATGGGAGGTGACAAAGACAGAGGGTTTCATGGGTATCCACCCGCTGGATACCCGCCGGGTCCTGGGGCTTATCCACCAGCTGGATACCCACCACATCAAGGTTACCCTCCACCACCTGGTGCCTACCCTCCAGCTCATGGTTATGGAGGTTATCCTCCTGCATCTGGTCATGCTGGTTATCCTCCTACTGGCTATCCTGCTCATCACTCAG GACACGCAGGAGGAATCGGGGGTATGATTGCTGGTGCTGCAGCAGCCTATGGAGCTCACCACGTAGCTCATAGCTCTCACAGCCCTTACGGACACGCTGCATATGGTCACGGATATGGCCATGGTCATGGCTATGGTTATGGTCATGGTAAGTTCAAGCACGGGAAGCACGGGAAGTTCAAGCATCACGGAGGCAAGTTTAAACGTGGGCATGGGATGTTCGGAGGAGGTAAGTTCAAGAAGTGGAAGTGA
- the LOC106379424 gene encoding DEK domain-containing chromatin-associated protein 3-like isoform X1 gives MRGKKKQTERKSVERLVAVIDTDSSREFSIEKGQGPCLKDIPSVAYKVTRKTSDENLKLLHTILFARRGKAAQIKTNILGFSGFVWHGNEEKAEEKIKEKLDKCNKEKLWEFCDLFDIHITKATTKKVSMHMKEILLLSSQQED, from the exons atgagaggtaaaaaaaaacaaactgagAGGAAATCTGTTGAGAGGCTTGTCGCAGTGATTGACACAGACTCTTCGAGAGAATTTTCTATTGAAAAG GGGCAAGGTCCATGTCTCAAAGATATTCCCAGCG TTGCTTACAAGGTAACGAGGAAGACGTCTGATGAAAATTTAAAGTTACTGCACACAATTCTATTTGCTAGGAGAGGGAAG GCTGCTCAGATCAAGACAAACATATTGGGCTTCTCAGGCTTTGTTTGGCATGGAAATGAG GAAAAGGCagaagagaaaataaaagagaagcttGACAAATGTAACAAAGAAAAACTGTGGGAGTTTTGTGATCTGTTTGACATACATATTACCAAGGCTACAACAAAGAAGGTCAGTATGCACATGAAAGAGATTTTGCTATTATCAAGTCAGCAAGAAGACTAA
- the LOC106379424 gene encoding DEK domain-containing chromatin-associated protein 3-like isoform X2 — MRGKKKQTERKSVERLVAVIDTDSSREFSIEKGQGPCLKDIPSVAYKVTRKTSDENLKLLHTILFARRGKAAQIKTNILGFSGFVWHGNEEKAEEKIKEKLDKCNKEKLWEFCDLFDIHITKATTKKRK; from the exons atgagaggtaaaaaaaaacaaactgagAGGAAATCTGTTGAGAGGCTTGTCGCAGTGATTGACACAGACTCTTCGAGAGAATTTTCTATTGAAAAG GGGCAAGGTCCATGTCTCAAAGATATTCCCAGCG TTGCTTACAAGGTAACGAGGAAGACGTCTGATGAAAATTTAAAGTTACTGCACACAATTCTATTTGCTAGGAGAGGGAAG GCTGCTCAGATCAAGACAAACATATTGGGCTTCTCAGGCTTTGTTTGGCATGGAAATGAG GAAAAGGCagaagagaaaataaaagagaagcttGACAAATGTAACAAAGAAAAACTGTGGGAGTTTTGTGATCTGTTTGACATACATATTACCAAGGCTACAACAAAGAAG AGGAAGTAG